A region of Arabidopsis thaliana chromosome 5, partial sequence DNA encodes the following proteins:
- a CDS encoding chaperone protein dnaJ-like protein (chaperone protein dnaJ-related; LOCATED IN: chloroplast; EXPRESSED IN: 22 plant structures; EXPRESSED DURING: 13 growth stages; BEST Arabidopsis thaliana protein match is: unknown protein (TAIR:AT5G61670.2); Has 30201 Blast hits to 17322 proteins in 780 species: Archae - 12; Bacteria - 1396; Metazoa - 17338; Fungi - 3422; Plants - 5037; Viruses - 0; Other Eukaryotes - 2996 (source: NCBI BLink).) produces the protein MTCFSSATPHRHHLLLSSPSTSKSLLRFPSSYLKPSPSLLFHGSSRSLLSCSDGSNNRPPPSGDTVPNNFCIIEGSETVQDFVQMQLQEIQDNIRSRRNKIFLLMEEVRRLRVQQRIKSVKAINEDSELEATEMPEITSSIPFLPNVTPKTLKQLYSTSVALISGIIFFGGLIAPNLELKVGLGGTSYEDFIRSLHLPLQLSQVDPIVASFSGGAVGVISTLMLIEVNNVKQQEKKRCKYCLGTGYLPCARCSASGVCLSIDPITRPRATNQLMQVATTKRCLNCSGAGKVMCPTCLCTGMVTASEHDPRFDPFD, from the exons atgacgtgCTTCTCTTCTGCTACTCCTCATCGCCATCATCTTCtactttcttctccatctaCTTCCAAATCCCTGCTTCGATTTCCCTCATCTTATCTGAAACCTAGCCCCAGTCTTCTCTTCCATGGCTCATCTCGCTCTCTCCTCTCCTGTTCAGACGGCAGCAACAACCGTCCTCCTCCCTCCGGTGACACCGTCCCAAA TAACTTCTGTATCATTGAGGGATCAGAGACAGTTCAAGACTTTGTGCAGATGCAGCTTCAGGAAATCCAAGATAACATAAGGAGTAGACGCAATAAGATATTTCTCCTCATGGAGGAAGTGAGGAGGTTACGTGTGCAGCAACGTATCAAGAGTGTTAAAGCCATCAATGAGGACAGTGAGCTCGAGGCTACCGAGATGCCTGAGATCACATCTTCTATTCCTTTCCTCCCTAATGTG ACACCAAAGACTTTGAAACAACTCTATTCGACCAGCGTTGCATTGATATCGGGAATTATCTTCTTTGGTGGTCTCATTGCACCTAAT CTGGAACTGAAGGTAGGACTTGGAGGAACCTCTTATGAAGATTTTATAAGGAGCTTACATCTACCCTTGCAATTAAG CCAGGTAGATCCAATTGTGGCATCTTTTTCTGGCGGGGCCGTGGGAGTCATTTCAACCTTGATGCTAATCGAAGTTAACAATGTTaaacaacaagagaagaagaggtgcAAATACTGCCTTGGGACTG GATACTTGCCATGCGCTCGATGCTCAGCTAGTGGTGTGTGTTTGAGCATTGATCCCATCACAAGACCTAGAGCTACAAACCAGCTTATGCAGGTCGCGACCACAAAAAGATGTCTAAATTGTTCCGGCGCAGGAAAG GTGATGTGTCCGACATGTCTTTGCACCGGGATGGTAACAGCTAGCGAGCATGACCCCCGCTTTGACCCTTTCGATTAG
- a CDS encoding chaperone protein dnaJ-like protein (chaperone protein dnaJ-related; BEST Arabidopsis thaliana protein match is: unknown protein (TAIR:AT5G61670.2); Has 35333 Blast hits to 34131 proteins in 2444 species: Archae - 798; Bacteria - 22429; Metazoa - 974; Fungi - 991; Plants - 531; Viruses - 0; Other Eukaryotes - 9610 (source: NCBI BLink).), producing the protein MQLQEIQDNIRSRRNKIFLLMEEVRRLRVQQRIKSVKAINEDSELEATEMPEITSSIPFLPNVTPKTLKQLYSTSVALISGIIFFGGLIAPNLELKVGLGGTSYEDFIRSLHLPLQLSQVDPIVASFSGGAVGVISTLMLIEVNNVKQQEKKRCKYCLGTGYLPCARCSASGVCLSIDPITRPRATNQLMQVATTKRCLNCSGAGKVMCPTCLCTGMVTASEHDPRFDPFD; encoded by the exons ATGCAGCTTCAGGAAATCCAAGATAACATAAGGAGTAGACGCAATAAGATATTTCTCCTCATGGAGGAAGTGAGGAGGTTACGTGTGCAGCAACGTATCAAGAGTGTTAAAGCCATCAATGAGGACAGTGAGCTCGAGGCTACCGAGATGCCTGAGATCACATCTTCTATTCCTTTCCTCCCTAATGTG ACACCAAAGACTTTGAAACAACTCTATTCGACCAGCGTTGCATTGATATCGGGAATTATCTTCTTTGGTGGTCTCATTGCACCTAAT CTGGAACTGAAGGTAGGACTTGGAGGAACCTCTTATGAAGATTTTATAAGGAGCTTACATCTACCCTTGCAATTAAG CCAGGTAGATCCAATTGTGGCATCTTTTTCTGGCGGGGCCGTGGGAGTCATTTCAACCTTGATGCTAATCGAAGTTAACAATGTTaaacaacaagagaagaagaggtgcAAATACTGCCTTGGGACTG GATACTTGCCATGCGCTCGATGCTCAGCTAGTGGTGTGTGTTTGAGCATTGATCCCATCACAAGACCTAGAGCTACAAACCAGCTTATGCAGGTCGCGACCACAAAAAGATGTCTAAATTGTTCCGGCGCAGGAAAG GTGATGTGTCCGACATGTCTTTGCACCGGGATGGTAACAGCTAGCGAGCATGACCCCCGCTTTGACCCTTTCGATTAG
- the SNX1 gene encoding sorting nexin 1 (sorting nexin 1 (SNX1); FUNCTIONS IN: phosphoinositide binding; INVOLVED IN: in 7 processes; LOCATED IN: endosome, microsome, retromer complex, membrane, multivesicular body; EXPRESSED IN: 23 plant structures; EXPRESSED DURING: 14 growth stages; CONTAINS InterPro DOMAIN/s: Vps5 C-terminal (InterPro:IPR015404), Phox-like (InterPro:IPR001683); BEST Arabidopsis thaliana protein match is: sorting nexin 2B (TAIR:AT5G07120.1); Has 1807 Blast hits to 1807 proteins in 277 species: Archae - 0; Bacteria - 0; Metazoa - 736; Fungi - 347; Plants - 385; Viruses - 0; Other Eukaryotes - 339 (source: NCBI BLink).) encodes MESTEQPRNISGSMQSPRSPSSHPYLSVSVTDPVKLGNGVQAYISYRVITKTNLPEYQGPEKIVIRRYSDFVWLRDRLFEKYKGIFIPPLPEKSAVEKFRFSAEFIEMRRAALDIFVNRIALHPELQQSEDLRTFLQADEETMDRFRFQETSIFKKPADLMQMFRDVQSKVSDAVLGKEKPVEETTADYEKLKHYIFELENHLTEAQKHAYRLVKRHRELGQSLLDFGKAVKLLGACEGEPTGKAFSDLGTKSELLSIKLQKEAQQVLMNFEEPLKDYVRYVQSIKATIAERGTAFKQHCELSETTKLKEINLDKLMLTRSDKVGEAEIEYREIKAESEEATRRFERIVKRMEDEIVRFQEQKTEEMGVAFHQFAKGQARLANSVADAWRSLLPKLEASYSV; translated from the exons ATGGAGAGCACGGAGCAGCCGAGGAACATCTCCGGATCGATGCAGAGCCCTAGATCTCCGTCTTCGCATCCGTATCTGTCAGTCTCCGTCACAGATCCTGTCAAATTAGGCAATGGCGTACAAGCTTATATCTCTTACAGAGTTATCACCAAG acTAACTTGCCGGAGTACCAAGGACCCGAGAAGATTGTTATTAGACGATACAGTGATTTCGTCTGGTTACGGGATCGGCTTTTTGAAAAGTACAAGGGCATTTTCATTCCTCCTCTTCCAGAGAAGAGTGCTGTAG aaaaattCCGCTTTAGTGCCGAATTTATTGAAATGAGGCGAGCAGCATTGGATATATTTGTTAATCGAATAGCATTACACCCTGAGCTTCAGCAGAGTGAGGATCTTAGGACCTTTTTGCAAGCAGATGAAGAG ACAATGGACAGATTCAGGTTTCAGGAAACTAGTATATTCAAGAAGCCTGCAGATCTAATGCAAATGTTTAGG GATGTCCAGTCAAAAGTTAGTGATGCTGTccttggaaaagaaaaacctgTTGAAGAAACTACTGCTGACTACGAGAAGCTTAAACATTACATTTTCGAGCTTGAGAACCACTTGACTGAGGCTCAGAAGCATGCGTATCGCCTAGTCAAGAGGCATAGAG AGTTGGGTCAATCACTGTTGGATTTTGGCAAGGCTGTAAAACTTCTTGGGGCTTGTGAGGGTGAACCTACAGGAAAAGCATTTTCCGATCTTGGAACTAAATCTGAACTGTTATCGATTAAGCTCCAGAAAGAG GCTCAACAAGTCCTGATGAACTTCGAGGAACCCTTGAAGGACTATGTTCGTTATGTACAATCGATTAAG GCAACAATAGCAGAACGAGGCACTGCTTTCAAACAACATTGTGAATTGTCAGAAACaacaaagttaaaagaaataaatct TGACAAACTCATGCTCACACGTTCAGACAAAGTAGGAGAAGCTGAGATCGAATACAGAGAG ATAAAAGCAGAAAGTGAGGAAGCCACGAGAAGATTTGAGAGGATAGTAAAGAGAATGGAAGATGAGATAGTAAGGTTTCAAGAGCAGAAGACGGAAGAGATGGGAGTGGCATTCCATCAGTTTGCGAAAGGACAAGCTCGCTTAGCAAACAGTGTCGCGGATGCTTGGAGATCCCTTCTTCCCAAACTTGAAGCTTCTTATTCTGtctaa
- the CYC1BAT gene encoding Cyclin family protein (CYC1BAT; CONTAINS InterPro DOMAIN/s: Cyclin, C-terminal (InterPro:IPR004367), Cyclin-like (InterPro:IPR011028), Cyclin, N-terminal (InterPro:IPR006671), Cyclin, A/B/D/E (InterPro:IPR014400), Cyclin (InterPro:IPR006670); BEST Arabidopsis thaliana protein match is: CYCLIN B1;3 (TAIR:AT3G11520.1); Has 1807 Blast hits to 1807 proteins in 277 species: Archae - 0; Bacteria - 0; Metazoa - 736; Fungi - 347; Plants - 385; Viruses - 0; Other Eukaryotes - 339 (source: NCBI BLink).) encodes MATRANVPEQVRGAPLVDGLKIQNKNGAVKSRRALGDIGNLVSVPGVQGGKAQPPINRPITRSFRAQLLANAQLERKPINGDNKVPALGPKRQPLAARNPEAQRAVQKKNLVVKQQTKPVEVIETKKEVTKKEVAMSPKNKKVTYSSVLSARSKAACGIVNKPKIIDIDESDKDNHLAAVEYVDDMYSFYKEVEKESQPKMYMHIQTEMNEKMRAILIDWLLEVHIKFELNLETLYLTVNIIDRFLSVKAVPKRELQLVGISALLIASKYEEIWPPQVNDLVYVTDNAYSSRQILVMEKAILGNLEWYLTVPTQYVFLVRFIKASMSDPEMENMVHFLAELGMMHYDTLTFCPSMLAASAVYTARCSLNKSPAWTDTLQFHTGYTESEIMDCSKLLAFLHSRCGESRLRAVYKKYSKAENGGVAMVSPAKSLLSAAADWKKPVSS; translated from the exons ATGGCGACGAGAGCAAACGTACCTGAACAAGTCAGAG GTGCTCCTCTCGTTGATGGTTTGAAGATTCAGAACAAAAACGGTGCTGTGAAGAGTCGGCGTGCCCTCGGTGACATCGGAAATCTTGTTTCTGTTCCCGGAGTTCAAGGAGGAAAGGCTCAACCTCCGATTAATCGACCCATTACTCGAAGTTTCCGTGCCCAGTTATTAGCGAATGCCCAACTCGAAAGAAAGCCAATCAATGGAGACAACAAGGTTCCAGCTCTTGGTCCAAAGAGACAACCTCTTGCTGCAAGAAACCCAGAAGCTCAAAGGGcggttcagaagaagaatctagTGGTTAAGCAACAGACGAAGCCTGTTGAAGTGATCGAGACGAAGAAGGAGGTGACTAAAAAGGAAGTAGCGATGTCACCTAAGAATAAGAAAGTGACGTACTCGTCTGTACTTAGTGCTCGGAGCAAAGCTGCTTGTGGTATAGTCAACAAACCAAAGATTATCGATATTGATGAATCTGACAAAGATAACCATTTGGCTGCGGTGGAGTATGTTGATGATATGTACTCGTTCTATAAAGAAGTTGAGAAGGAGAGTCAGCCTAAGATGTACATGCACATTCAGACTGAAATGAATGAGAAGATGAGAGCGATCTTGATTGATTGGTTACTAGAAGTTCACATCAAGTTTGAGCTCAACCTTGAAACTCTGTACCTCACCGTCAACATCATTGATCGATTCCTCTCTGTGAAAGCTGTCCCTAAAAGAGAGTTACAGCTAGTGGGAATCAGTGCCTTGCTTATTGCTTCCAAATATGAAGAAATCTGGCCACCTCAG GTTAACGATCTGGTGTATGTCACGGACAATGCTTACAGTAGCAGACAGATTCTGGTGATGGAGAAGGCAATTCTTGGAAACCTCGAATGGTATTTGACAGTCCCGACTCAATACGTCTTCCTTGTCCGCTTCATCAAAGCTTCGATGTCTGATCCAGAA ATGGAGAATATGGTTCACTTCCTTGCTGAATTGGGGATGATGCATTACGACACCTTGACGTTCTGTCCCTCCATGCTTGCTGCTTCAGCTGTTTACACGGCAAGATGCTCATTGAACAAGTCCCCTGCTTGGACTGATACATTGCAGTTCCACACCGGCTACACAGAGTCTGAGATTAT GGACTGCTCAAAGCTTTTAGCTTTTCTTCACTCGAGATGCGGTGAGAGCAGGCTACGTGCAGTGTACAAGAAGTACTCGAAGGCAGAGAATGGAGGTGTTGCTATGGTTTCTCCGGCCAAGTCTCTCTTGAGTGCTGCTGCTGATTGGAAGAAGCCTGTTTCTTCttag
- the CYC1BAT gene encoding Cyclin family protein has protein sequence MATRANVPEQVRGAPLVDGLKIQNKNGAVKSRRALGDIGNLVSVPGVQGGKAQPPINRPITRSFRAQLLANAQLERKPINGDNKVPALGPKRQPLAARNPEAQRAVQKKNLVVKQQTKPVEVIETKKEVTKKEVAMSPKNKKVTYSSVLSARSKAACGIVNKPKIIDIDESDKDNHLAAVEYVDDMYSFYKEVEKESQPKMYMHIQTEMNEKMRAILIDWLLEVHIKFELNLETLYLTVNIIDRFLSVKAVPKRELQLVGISALLIASKYEEIWPPQVNDLVYVTDNAYSSRQILVMEKAILGNLEWYLTVPTQYVFLVRFIKASMSDPEVSTFFV, from the exons ATGGCGACGAGAGCAAACGTACCTGAACAAGTCAGAG GTGCTCCTCTCGTTGATGGTTTGAAGATTCAGAACAAAAACGGTGCTGTGAAGAGTCGGCGTGCCCTCGGTGACATCGGAAATCTTGTTTCTGTTCCCGGAGTTCAAGGAGGAAAGGCTCAACCTCCGATTAATCGACCCATTACTCGAAGTTTCCGTGCCCAGTTATTAGCGAATGCCCAACTCGAAAGAAAGCCAATCAATGGAGACAACAAGGTTCCAGCTCTTGGTCCAAAGAGACAACCTCTTGCTGCAAGAAACCCAGAAGCTCAAAGGGcggttcagaagaagaatctagTGGTTAAGCAACAGACGAAGCCTGTTGAAGTGATCGAGACGAAGAAGGAGGTGACTAAAAAGGAAGTAGCGATGTCACCTAAGAATAAGAAAGTGACGTACTCGTCTGTACTTAGTGCTCGGAGCAAAGCTGCTTGTGGTATAGTCAACAAACCAAAGATTATCGATATTGATGAATCTGACAAAGATAACCATTTGGCTGCGGTGGAGTATGTTGATGATATGTACTCGTTCTATAAAGAAGTTGAGAAGGAGAGTCAGCCTAAGATGTACATGCACATTCAGACTGAAATGAATGAGAAGATGAGAGCGATCTTGATTGATTGGTTACTAGAAGTTCACATCAAGTTTGAGCTCAACCTTGAAACTCTGTACCTCACCGTCAACATCATTGATCGATTCCTCTCTGTGAAAGCTGTCCCTAAAAGAGAGTTACAGCTAGTGGGAATCAGTGCCTTGCTTATTGCTTCCAAATATGAAGAAATCTGGCCACCTCAG GTTAACGATCTGGTGTATGTCACGGACAATGCTTACAGTAGCAGACAGATTCTGGTGATGGAGAAGGCAATTCTTGGAAACCTCGAATGGTATTTGACAGTCCCGACTCAATACGTCTTCCTTGTCCGCTTCATCAAAGCTTCGATGTCTGATCCAGAAGTGagtacattttttgtttaa
- the ATO gene encoding splicing factor-like protein (ATROPOS (ATO); FUNCTIONS IN: zinc ion binding, nucleic acid binding; INVOLVED IN: regulation of embryo sac egg cell differentiation; LOCATED IN: cytosol; EXPRESSED IN: 23 plant structures; EXPRESSED DURING: 14 growth stages; CONTAINS InterPro DOMAIN/s: Zinc finger, C2H2-like (InterPro:IPR015880), Zinc finger, C2H2-type matrin (InterPro:IPR000690), Splicing factor SF3a60 binding domain (InterPro:IPR021966); Has 679 Blast hits to 673 proteins in 216 species: Archae - 0; Bacteria - 0; Metazoa - 330; Fungi - 136; Plants - 106; Viruses - 0; Other Eukaryotes - 107 (source: NCBI BLink).) translates to MSSTLLEQTRSNHEEVERLERLVVEDLQKEPPSSKDRLVQGHRVRHMIESIMLTTEKLVETYEDKDGAWDDEIAALGGQTATGTNVFSEFYDRLKEIREYHKRHPSGRLVDANEDYEARLKEEPIIAFSGEEGNGRYLDLHDMYNQYINSKFGERVEYSAYLDVFSQPEKIPRKLKLSRQYMKYMEALLEYLVYFFQRTEPLQDLDRILSKVCSDFEEQYADGIVEGLDNELIPSQHTVIDLDYYSTVEELVDVGPEKLKEALGALGLKVGGTPQQRAERLFLTKHTPLEKLDKKHFARPPHNGKQNGDAKSTHESENAKEIALTEAKVKKLCNLLDETIERTKQNIVKKQSLTYEEMEGEREGEEANTELESDDEDGLIYNPLKLPIGWDGKPIPYWLYKLHGLGQEFKCEICGNYSYWGRRAFERHFKEWRHQHGMRCLGIPNTKNFNEITSIEEAKELWKRIQERQGVNKWRPELEEEYEDREGNIYNKKTYSDLQRQGLI, encoded by the exons ATGTCGTCGACTCTCCTCGAGCAAACTCGCTCCAATCACGAAGAGGTTGAAAGGTTGGAGCGATTGGTTGTGGAAGATCTACAGAAGGAGCCACCGTCCAGCAAGGACAGATTGGTCCAGGGACATCGTGTTCGTCACATGATTGAGTCTATTATGCTCACCACTGAGAAACTT GTTGAAACCTATGAAGATAAGGATGGGGCGTGGGATGATGAGATTGCAGCGCTTGGTGGCCAGACTGCGACAGGGACAAATGTGTTTAGTGAATTTTACGATCGTTTGAAAGAG ATACGTGAATATCATAAAAGGCATCCTTCTGGACGTCTTGTTGATGCTAATGAAGACTACGAAGCACGCCTGAAGGAGGAACCAATTATTGCGTTCAGTGGAGAG GAAGGCAATGGTCGGTACTTGGACTTGCATGATATGTATAACCAGTACATCAACTCTAAATTTGGGGAAAGGGTTGAATATTCTGCTTACCTTGATGTTTTTTCTCAACCAGAGAAAATACCGCGTAAACTGAAGTTATCGAG gCAATACATGAAGTATATGGAAGCTCTACTTGAGTACCTGGTCTACTTCTTCCAGCGAACCGAGCCGTTGCAAGATCTTGACCGGATACTTTCTAAG GTTTGTTCTGATTTTGAAGAGCAATATGCAGATGGAATAGTAGAAGGCCTGGATAATGAACTTATTCCATCTCAGCATACTGTCATAGATCTTGATTACTACAGTACAGTCGAGGAACTGGTAGATGTAGGACCTGAAAAGCTAAAAGAG GCATTGGGGGCATTAGGACTGAAGGTTGGTGGTACTCCGCAGCAGCGTGCCGAGAGACTTTTCCTGACAAAG CATACGCCTTTGGAAAAGCTGGATAAGAAACATTTTGCCAGACCTCCACACAACGGAAAACAAAACGGAGATGCCAAATCAACACATGAGTCTGAAAATGCTAAAGAGATTGCACTAACAGAGGCCAAAGTGAAGAAACTCTGCAATTTACTTGATGAG ACCATCGAaaggacaaaacaaaacattgtaaAGAAACAGTCGTTGACATATGAAGAAATGGAGGGAGAACGTGAAGGGGAGGAAGCTAATACCGAATTAGAAAGTGATGACGAGGACGGTTTGATTTACAATCCGCTGAAGCTACCAATAGGTTGGGATGGGAAGCCTATACCATACTGGCTCTACAAACTTCATGGCCTTGGCCAG GAGTTTAAATGCGAGATATGTGGGAACTATAGCTATTGGGGAAGAAGGGCTTTTGAGAGACATTTTAAAGAATGGCGACACCAACACGGAATGCGTTGCCTAGGAATCCCAAACACAAAGAACTTCAACGAAATCACTTCGATTGag GAAGCCAAAGAATTGTGGAAGAGGATACAGGAGAGGCAAGGAGTGAACAAATGGAGGCcagaacttgaagaagaatatgaagatCGTGAAGGTAACATTTACAACAAGAAGACTTACTCTGATCTTCAACGCCAAGGTCTCATCTGA